In one Anaerolineales bacterium genomic region, the following are encoded:
- a CDS encoding cell division protein FtsH has protein sequence MVTRLGMSEGLGPMVYGQKEELIFLGREISEQRDYSEAVAEKIDIEVREIVQQAYVRARSLVIEYREQLDQVAQRLIEVETLDRAEFEALFNKPVAPKNGGTPVPAAA, from the coding sequence CATGGTGACTCGCCTGGGCATGAGCGAGGGCCTGGGGCCGATGGTGTACGGTCAGAAGGAGGAGCTCATCTTCCTCGGACGCGAAATCTCGGAACAGCGCGACTACTCCGAAGCCGTGGCCGAGAAGATCGACATCGAGGTACGCGAGATCGTTCAGCAGGCCTATGTCCGAGCCCGCTCCCTGGTGATCGAGTACCGCGAGCAGCTCGACCAGGTCGCTCAGCGCCTGATCGAGGTCGAGACCCTCGACCGCGCAGAGTTTGAAGCCTTGTTCAACAAGCCGGTCGCTCCGAAGAACGGGGGAACTCCCGTGCCGGCGGCCGCCTAG